In the Malaya genurostris strain Urasoe2022 chromosome 1, Malgen_1.1, whole genome shotgun sequence genome, one interval contains:
- the LOC131430509 gene encoding condensin complex subunit 1 isoform X3, whose translation MNWQFAIPRVNAELLNSDKNNYCVGRVLDSREIPDALRNARSALNDPFGVFDHFDMFYSVIDNAQQLSGTNLVRAYDLLFIAVDRLGTMLAELLGRPDLQREDRLQSLNAVKMLIYLMGGIVKAIDAHVNTSKENAGLLKKGGATKKKDTDPPVEVLEWDNKRYRCIVQLYNLFQLPLEKLWDPPVCEESFVDLICDICYRTLEQSYVKARSMADSVFQILGTAIKRYNHALSFPVRTLQILERCEASIAPIAAGVMLLYEEFGISTVYPVLIKELIERLSVDSSDTQTARHFSQFLVELGTLAPKLIIPHLSTLSDELLGLESYVVRNCVLQIMGEAILSELTSEELSDELKETRDEFLQDLLNHTMDVSAHVRSKVLQVWHHLQRSNAVPLSWHHQVLERAVERLEDKALLVRKNSIALIKAFLEHNPFSAKLSLAELKTQYEHADKKLQEIRDKMVEQDTALKKIEEDWEDITVQMYPTISEELSKDNASEEQPEGTMDDVATLVKDIVAMVDGQRYKELIQLACKVDYALGNTESRKTLTIEQQILYYMTVLKSYYINSRIDKSLNEEFQKAENEVNFLKDSIRFSEIISDAVPKLQDMLMSKSQSDVVEAIDFFTYAYLFGIKGTECGMQQMLYLVWSSDADKRSSVVSAYKRVLLEVDLEGRAKHVKVVRNLCQFMIKLTIGHFTAMEVLVREWVECGDIDAQMIQVMFEIYTKKLDSVTDAESRQALQLLIMVSAGKPSVVMVNQTLLENIGFETRGRSDPRIFTGTLSLLMNSLPKPKDNVKYYKRYESNSSSVEKVIEIFVKLFFNSKLDDFDNVGTKTFDFIYKMVKTPDVVSQNILVTINEKLQVLSEKLKGIEDVESASQVSTIPASTQEEPIRFSQSSNSSSSSKPGTVTLPTFILARYILIIGYVAMREMIYLDIDVYGNLKYRQELKDELKNQKKKTAALSKNTPKRKTINLNVSASSAIKRLSGPSGKEHEQPEEEELLSGATAEDAAAEEINAICEHEMICTTTSLLGRFIPTVIEICRQPHRHPDELLQKCAVLTLIRLMSVSSKFCENHMSFLMNILQHTKNNQIKCNIVIGLSDLTFRFPNVIEPWTSYMYATLHEKNVELRLTAVKMLSNLILHEMIRVKGQISDLALCIVDPAPEIQTITEQFFKEIANKSNILYNVLPDIISRLSDPALELEEEKYHIIMKHIIGLINKDKQIESLVEKLCLRFRVTSEQRQWRDIAFCLSLLSYNEKTIKKLSENIGCFKDKVQYDEIHTSFKTIISNTNKLAKPELKAAVTEFENRLEECLSIREGDEDTGSGITSTQPSAGGSRSARGGRPAPKSAVKSKAAAVASRARRGRQPKPSSSDSESESEEENLPPAASARAAARSRQNKKITKVIESDSSARKVGKLRN comes from the exons ATGAACTGGCAGTTTGCGATACCACGGGTGAATGCCGAGTTGCTAAATTCGGACAAAAATAACTACTGCGTGGGGCGCGTTCTCGACTCGCGCGAGATCCCCGACGCGCTAAGAAATGCTCGTTCAGCGTTGAACGACCCGTTCGGGGTGTTTGACCATTTCGATATGTTCTACTCGGTGATAGACAATGCCCAGCAGCTTTCCGGAACGAACCTGGTCCGGGCCTATGATTTGCTGTTCATTGCCGTTGATCGGCTGGGAACTATGCTGGCGGAATTGTTGGGTAGACCGGATTTGCAACGAGAGGACCGACTGCAGTCACTGAATGCGGTCAAGATGTTAATCTATCTGATGGGTGGTATAGTGAAGGCTATCGATGCCCACGTCAATACATCGAAGGAAAACGCCGGATTGCTGAAAAAAGGCGGAGCGACTAAAAAGAAAGATACCGACCCCCCGGTTGAGGTGCTGGAGTGGGATAACAAGCGGTACCGGTGCATTGTGCAGTTGTATAATCTGTTCCAGCTACCGCTGGAGAAATTGTGGGATCCTCCGGTGTGCGAGGAAAGCTTTGTCGA TCTAATTTGCGACATCTGCTACCGCACCCTGGAACAGTCGTACGTGAAAGCTCGTAGCATGGCCGACAGTGTTTTTCAAATACTCGGCACAGCAATCAAACGCTACAACCATGCGTTGTCATTCCCAGTGAGAACACTGCAAATTCTAGAGAGATGTGAAGCATCGATCGCTCCAATCGCGGCTGGGGTAATGCTTCTGTACGAGGAATTTGGAATCTCTACCGTTTATCCGGTGCTGATAAAGGAACTGATTGAGCGGCTAAGCGTAGATTCGTCAGATACACAAACCGCCCGGCACTTCAGTCAGTTTTTAGTTGAGCTAGGAACTCTTGCTCCTAAGTTAATTATTCCGCATTTGTCCACATTGAGCGACGAATTGTTGGGACTGGAATCGTACGTAGTTCGAAACTGCGTTCTGCAAATAATGGGAGAGGCTATTCTTTCTGAGCTCACCTCGGAAGAgttgagtgatgaactgaaGGAAACAAGAGATGAATTTTTGCAAGACTTACTAAATCACACCATGGATGTGTCGGCCCATGTGCGTTCGAAGGTGCTACAAGTGTGGCACCATCTTCAACGTAGTAACGCAGTTCCTCTTAGTTGGCATCATCAGGTGCTGGAAAGAGCTGTGGAACGGCTGGAAGATAAGGCGTTGTTGGTGCGGAAGAATTCCATTGCCTTGATCAAAGCATTCTTGGAACACAATCCCTTTTCCGCTAAG ctATCACTCGCAGAGCTCAAAACTCAATACGAACATGCAGATAAAAAGCTGCAAGAGATTCGAGACAAAATGGTCGAACAGGACACggctttgaaaaaaatcgaagaagATTGGGAAGATATTACGGTTCAAATGTATCCAACCATCTCCGAAGAGCTATCGAAGGATAACGCTTCGGAAGAGCAACCGGAAGGTACGATGGATGATGTTGCCACACTTGTCAAAGATATTGTAGCAATGGTCGATGGACAGCGCTACAAAGAGTTGATACAGCTAGCCTGTAAGGTGGATTACGCCCTCGGCAATACCGAAAGTCGGAAAACACTGACAATCGAACAACAGATTCTCTACTATATGACAGTATTGAAAAGTTACTACATAAATAGTCGGATCGATAAAAGCTTGAATGAGGAATTTCAGAAAGCAGAGAATGAAGTAAATTTCCTGAAGGATTCGATTCGCTTCTCGGAAATAATTTCCGATGCCGTGCCGAAGCTGCAGGACATGCTGATGTCGAAATCGCAGTCGGATGTGGTCGAGGCGATTGATTTCTTTACGTACGCTTATCTGTTCGGAATCAAGGGAACGGAGTGTGGGATGCAGCAGATGTTATATCTGGTTTGGTCGTCGGATGCAGACAAACGAAGCAGCGTTGTTAGCGCTTATAAACGAGTTCTACTGGAGGTCGATCTGGAAGGTCGAGCAAAGCACGTCAAGGTTGTGCGCAATCTGTGCCAGTTCATGATAAAACTGACCATAGGCCATTTCACAGCAATGGAGGTCCTTGTCCGGGAGTGGGTTGAGTGTGGCGATATCGATGCCCAGATGATCCAGGTAATGTTTGAAATCTACACGAAAAAGCTGGACTCGGTGACCGATGCCGAATCTCGACAAGCATTGCAACTTTTGATCATGGTATCGGCCGGTAAACCGTCAGTGGTGATGGTCAATCAAACATTACTGGAAAACATTGGCTTCGAAACGAGAGGTCGTTCCGATCCTCGCATTTTTACGGGTACCCTTTCGCTGCTGATGAATTCCCTCCCAAAACCGAAGGACAATGTGAAGTACTACAAACGGTACGAGTCCAACTCGTCCTCGGTGGAGAAGGTGATCGAGATTTTCGTGAAGTTATTTTTCAACAGTAAACTGGACGATTTCGATAACGTTGGCACGAAAACGTTCGATTTCATTTACAAAATGGTAAAAACCCCGGATGTTGTTAGTCAAAATATTTTGGTTACTATCAACGAAAAGTTGCAAGTGCTTTCGGAAAAACTGAAGGGAATCGAAGATGTCGAAAGCGCGTCGCAGGTGTCCACAATTCCTGCTTCCACTCAAGAAGAGCCGATACGTTTTTCTCAATCgtccaacagcagcagcagcagcaaaccAGGCACCGTCACGTTGCCCACCTTCATATTAGCACGATACATCCTCATTATCGGATACGTGGCGATGCGAGAAATGATCTATCTGGACATCGACGTCTACGGAAATCTCAAATACCGGCAAGAGTTAAAGGACGAGCtgaaaaatcagaaaaagaaAACTGCGGCCCTTAGCAAGAATACCCCGAAACGAAAGACAATAAATCTGAACGTTTCGGCCAGCTCCGCAATCAAACGGTTGTCCGGGCCGAGTGGAAAAGAACACGAACAACCGGAGGAAGAGGAACTGTTGAGCGGTGCAACGGCCGAAGATGCCGCCGCTGAAGAGATTAACGCTATTTGCGAACACGAAATGATATGCACCACCACGAGTCTCCTGGGTCGGTTCATTCCTACGGTGATTGAGATATGTCGACAACCGCATCGACACCCCGACGAACTGCTGCAAAAATGTGCCGTTCTAACACTGATTCGGCTGATGTCCGTATCGTCTAAATTTTGCGAGAATCACATGTCGTTCCTGATGAACATCCTGCAGCACACGAAGAACAATCAAATCAAATGCAACATTGTTATCGGCTTATCGGATCTAACGTTCCGATTTCCGAATGTGATCGAACCCTGGACCAGTTATATGTACGCGACACTTCACGAAAAAAACGTCGAACTACGGCTGACTGCTGTCAAAATGCTGTCGAATCTGATTCTGCACGAAATGATTCGTGTCAAGGGACAGATATCCGACCTGGCTTTGTGCATCGTAGATCCGGCACCAGAAATCCAAACCATTACCGAGCAGTTCTTCAAAGAGATTGCCAACAAATCGAATATTCTGTATAACGTCCTACCGGACATCATCTCCCGCCTGAGTGATCCAGCGTTGGAGCTGGAAGAGGAAAAGTACCACATCATTATGAAGCACATCATTGGCCTAATCAACAAGGACAAACAGATCGAAAGTTTGGTGGAAAAGTTGTGCTTACGGTTCCGGGTAACGTCGGAACAGCGCCAGTGGCGCGATATTGCCTTCTGTTTGTCGTTGCTGTCGTATAACGAGAAGACGATCAAAAAACTGTCGGAAAATATCGGTTGCTTCAAGGATAAGGTGCAGTACGACGAAATTCACACCTCGTTCAAGACCATCATCAGTAACACCAACAAACTGGCAAAGCCGGAACTGAAG gccgCCGTCACCGAGTTCGAAAACCGCT